In Rhizophagus irregularis chromosome 26, complete sequence, one genomic interval encodes:
- a CDS encoding uncharacterized protein (SECRETED:cutsite_AHA-AA; SECRETED:prob_0.5853); SECRETED:SignalP(1-19), producing the protein MAKLSTLIIILAIVASAHAAAVWLRRATPQTVTVESEEVFCSFLPKTPGEEIGDSEDDAIPFCTEANPANAPGAKKFPNGFIKSANFAKGKGFVQITGTIDRTKYNLKESDGGGQYDTKAPSGAVCKGFKNFVNLVEPDINTFCIRCCTDTKKCNTGKSTEGCAVVVPGDYS; encoded by the coding sequence ATGGCTAAATTATCCacacttattattattcttgCGATCGTTGCATCTGCCCATGCCGCCGCTGTATGGTTAAGGCGCGCAACACCTCAAACCGTAACGGTGGAAAGTGAAGAAGTATTCTGCTCGTTCCTTCCAAAAACGCCTGGGGAAGAAATCGGGGATAGTGAAGACGATGCTATACCATTTTGCACTGAGGCTAACCCTGCCAATGCACCTGGAGCCAAAAAATTTCCCAACGGTTTCATTAAGTCTGCTAACTTTGCTAAAGGAAAAGGGTTTGTTCAAATAACCGGTACCATTGACAGAACTAAGTACAATTTGAAAGAAAGTGATGGAGGCGGTCAATATGATACTAAAGCACCTTCTGGTGCAGTATGCAaaggatttaaaaatttcgtgAACTTGGTTGAACCTGATATTAACACATTCTGCATTCGCTGCTGCACTGACACCAAAAAGTGCAATACCGGAAAGAGTACTGAAGGTTGCGCTGTTGTCGTCCCTGGTGATTACAGTTAA